The sequence acacaattctcagcttccctcctacagatcaacccatctccctctttacgaccgaattaactctggaacggccattgtcttggtttaggccggattcatacagatttatttcccgaatctaagcaccccctttgcagaggtgcatctgtgtgaggattaacatttttcccggctgaggagtctcgatagcacgctcgtctcttcacttcccaaaaaaccggcgacccgttttttccccatccacatgaGTTTCTCTCAAGACAATTGATTCAAGCtcaagaagaaaacaaaatcagAGGCATTAAAGTGGTTGCTTTATCTCCAGCCATAAATCATCTactctttgcagatgattgcttgatctttactcaagcagatGTCACTACAGTCAACAACTTATTGGAGTTGCTTCAGAACTTCAGTTCCCAGTCAGGGCAAGTGATCAACTTTGAAAAAAGTTCAATCTACTTCAGAAAaaaaactaaaccagaagttgCAGACACAGTCAAACAAATTCTGGGAGTTAAAACCATGAACTCTAAGGAGAAATATTTGGGATCTCCACTCTTCATTGGGCATTCCAAACAAGAAGCATTCAAAAGTATCAAGGAGAAATTTGAAAACATATTTAATGCTTGGTCATCTACATCACTTTCACAGGCTGGCAAAGGAACCATGATTAAACATGTTCTCAATGCAGTCCCAATATATCAAATGGGAACCTTCAAGCTTCCAGCTAATCTACTTCAGCAACTCACAAGTATTGAAAGGAAATTTTTCTGGGGGTATCATAACAACAGAGGTCATAGCCCTATAGCTTGGATGAACATATGCAGACCCATAGAAATGGGTGGACTTGATTTTAGAGATCTGGAAAAGCTTAACTTAGCTCTTTTgacaaagttagcttggagaatATGTAGTCAACCTGACACTCTACTGTCCAAAACACTCTCAAGCAAATACTTCAAAACTGGGGATCTACTTCATCAGCATATTTTAACCAAGAATTGCTCTTATGCTTGGAATGAGATATCTAAAGGCCTTGAGATAGTGTAGCAGCATTATTTTATGGAAGTCAACAATGGCAGGAAAACTAGAATTTGGAAAGAAAGATGGATTCCGGGTATGTCTAATCCCCCTACTCCTCAAAATGATCTCTTTAGATTCTATGAATTTGTAGAAGAATTAATGATCCCTGAAGCAGCTCAATGGAATATTCAACTTATTAACTTATTATTTGACATTGATACTACTATCAAGATTCAATCTTTACACATAGATGACAGCAAGGAGGACTCCATGCTTTGAATGCCTGCAAAAGATGGTATATTTTCTGTGAAAAGCACCTACAAAATGCTGACTTTTAATGACAGTCAAGTTCAGGTAGATGGGAGAACAATTGATAGGAAAGTTTGGAAGGCACTTTGGAGTTGTAAAGCAGCTCAAAGGATCAAACTTTTTTCATGGAAATGCATAAGATGGTTACACTCTACCAAACTTAAGAGAGCCATGTTCAACAGCAATCTGGATGTCATCTGTGACATATGTGGTTGCAATGAAGAATCTATTGAGCACATCATCTTTGATTGTAGGCACGCCAGAGAAGTTTGGAGAGGGATAAATATCGACATAGATTCAGTAAGAGCTAGCTGTAACACAGTTTCAGAGTGGGTGACCAGTTGGTTTTCAGATCACAACAGgtgcaaaaaagaaaaatggcTTTTCTCGCTTATGATTGGTGCTTGGATTATATGGAAAGATCGGTGTGATGTTGTTTTTCATGGGGTTTCAGTTAACTCTTGCACATCTATTTATAGAATACATTATCATCTTACATCTCATATGCATAATACCCATAATTCTGCCTTGATGCTTTCTTCAACTTCTAACTGGAAACCACCATTTGAGAATATTTTAAAGTATAATATAGATGGCTCATTTGATCTGGATACTAATCAGTTCGGAACTGACATTGTGGTGTGTGATTCTACAGGTCAATGCATTGGGAAAAAAAGGACCTATGGAGATGGGGCACAAAATGCAGAAGCAGTGGAGTGCATGGCCATTCGTGAAGCGTTATTATGGGCAAAAAGTCTGAACCACTCAAGAATACATATAGAGGCAGATGCAAAGCTCGTGATACAATCCATCAATGGCCATACATTACTAATCCAGTGGGAAAATAGAAACTtagttaaagaaataaaacacTTAAGTACTCAGTTTACTTTATGCACTTTTGATTACGCAGGTAGAGATGAAAACCAGGTAGCTGATGCATTAGCAAAATCAGCAAGAGAAAATTCAATCTCTACggtatgttttaatgattttggaACTACTATATGTAATCTGCTAGCTGGAGATCAAAACTCCAACGCCCATTAAATAAAaattttctttatcaaaaaaaaagtaccaaagataacagggaTACCGTTTGGGTGATCCAAccacgatcatgaaaatattggcttgtatgatatcatccctgaaatgTATGGTACCTCATTTATCAAAAGtattaaaaacaaccaaccacatctttcacactacgatgttatcgatgttgtaacgacaacataaaattaatattgtccatcactactcaccagcactcGCCGTcattacttcttccaccacaaaccaggggaagagccaggattttgaggaaagagggaaaaaaaattcttggcaagttggatgcatgtgaaaaatggactttatATCCCGttttatgataaaagaacaaaaataaatataattgtgcttggatccgcccttaaccaccactaatcttttgGCCTTGatctcttctactactcattgtcgccaaaaatgtctattgatattatttataaaaattacttattaatagaaataaatattataattaatttaagaaaacatttataattaaaaaatgattagtcataTATTATGAGCAGaaagtgaaacactaattaataaaacactttataatgaatagattatttattatgtgcaattagtgaaacactaattaataaaacaattatgataTATAAGTTGAGCAAACCATtaccgttgatttatcttttctattaattccaactaaggtggaacactggttagaggccactcttataacacaataggtcatgagttcgaacctccccgttataatttttgaaaatccatatcttgacttgagtattcatttttcatcCATAACATTGGAATTAATGCCACGCGTGCGAGTTATAAGGGATGGTCAGGAGAACCACAGCCACGCGTGCGAGTTATAAGGGATGGTCAGGAGAACCACAGATTTTTCTTTGCCAGGACAAATCCCGACCACCACTAAGACAGGCAAACTTaacctagctttgttttgtactaatgattACATGGAAATATAGATAACTCCACCACAGTCTTCACtgcttcttctttttaatcagaAAATCCATGTGCATTAAAGAAAGCTACATTTATGcagggaatttttttttgcgGGAGCATATGTTGAACTACAGCACGGATACCGTTCGATTCACCAGATGTGATGTCAGCTAACTGTGGATAAATCCACAATTATCTCTTTCCTATTTTTCATCATATCAATGCAAAA comes from Papaver somniferum cultivar HN1 chromosome 7, ASM357369v1, whole genome shotgun sequence and encodes:
- the LOC113294970 gene encoding uncharacterized protein LOC113294970 codes for the protein MNSKEKYLGSPLFIGHSKQEAFKSIKEKFENIFNAWSSTSLSQAGKGTMIKHVLNAVPIYQMGTFKLPANLLQQLTSIERKFFWGYHNNRGHSPIAWMNICRPIEMGGLDFRDLEKLNLALLTKLAWRICSQPDTLLSKTLSSKYFKTGDLLHQHILTKNCSYAWNEISKGLEIV